Proteins encoded within one genomic window of Flavobacterium sp. NG2:
- a CDS encoding amidohydrolase has product MKIALLQSPLIWENPKANRIAFEEKINAIASDIELIVLPEMFTTGFTMNPERVAETMRGETVQWMQSLAKAKTAAITGSVVIEENGNYYNRILFVYPSGEVQHYNKRHLFTLAGEEKIYTAGKEKLIVDYLGWKICLMVCYDLRFPVFSRNSENYDVLIYVANWPESRILAWDSLLRARAIENLCYTIGVNRVQNDANALNYNGHSQLIDSLGNYIVSPQEEEGVFISEIDQAELIANRKKFNFLNDADSFEIKD; this is encoded by the coding sequence ATGAAAATCGCATTACTACAGTCTCCACTAATTTGGGAAAATCCAAAAGCCAACAGAATTGCTTTCGAAGAAAAAATCAATGCGATTGCTTCGGATATTGAGTTGATTGTGCTTCCTGAAATGTTTACCACGGGCTTTACGATGAATCCAGAACGTGTTGCGGAGACGATGCGAGGCGAAACTGTTCAATGGATGCAATCTTTGGCGAAAGCCAAAACAGCAGCGATTACGGGAAGTGTTGTGATTGAAGAAAACGGCAATTACTACAATAGAATATTGTTTGTTTATCCATCTGGTGAAGTGCAACATTATAATAAACGTCATTTATTTACACTAGCCGGTGAAGAAAAAATATATACCGCTGGAAAAGAAAAATTGATTGTAGATTATTTGGGTTGGAAAATTTGCCTAATGGTTTGTTATGATTTGCGTTTTCCTGTTTTTTCTCGCAATAGCGAAAATTATGATGTACTTATCTATGTTGCCAATTGGCCTGAAAGCCGAATTCTAGCTTGGGACAGCTTACTACGTGCTCGTGCAATTGAAAACCTATGTTATACGATTGGGGTTAACCGTGTTCAAAATGATGCAAATGCACTAAACTACAATGGTCATTCCCAATTAATTGATTCATTGGGCAATTATATTGTTAGTCCTCAAGAGGAGGAAGGGGTTTTTATATCCGAAATTGATCAGGCTGAGCTTATTGCTAATCGTAAAAAATTCAATTTTCTTAATGATGCCGACAGCTTCGAGATTAAAGATTAA
- a CDS encoding riboflavin synthase translates to MFTGIIETLGTIQEIKKEKDNIHITVDSSITNELKIDQSVAHNGICLTVVEIKGNTYTVTAIDETIQKTNLGYWQTGDQVNLERAMKLGDRLDGHIVQGHVDQIGTCISIKESNGSWIYTFQYDEALNNITIEKGSITVNGVSLTVVNSKKNEFSVAIIPYTHEHTNFHGFKVGTKINLEFDVIGKYVSRLYSNK, encoded by the coding sequence AGAAATCAAGAAAGAGAAAGACAATATCCACATAACAGTGGACTCCTCAATAACAAACGAACTTAAAATTGACCAAAGCGTTGCTCATAATGGCATCTGCTTGACGGTAGTTGAAATAAAAGGAAACACCTACACAGTAACAGCTATCGACGAAACTATACAAAAAACAAATTTAGGCTACTGGCAAACTGGAGATCAAGTAAACCTTGAGAGAGCCATGAAACTTGGAGACCGCCTAGACGGACATATCGTTCAAGGACATGTAGACCAAATTGGTACTTGCATATCCATCAAAGAATCTAACGGAAGTTGGATCTACACTTTTCAATATGACGAAGCTTTAAACAATATTACAATTGAAAAAGGCTCCATTACAGTTAATGGTGTTAGTTTGACTGTTGTAAATTCTAAAAAAAATGAATTTAGTGTCGCCATCATACCCTACACTCATGAACACACTAATTTTCACGGTTTCAAAGTAGGAACAAAAATCAACCTCGAATTTGATGTAATAGGCAAATACGTTTCTAGATTATATTCGAATAAATAA
- a CDS encoding Ig-like domain-containing protein → MFKKIFVTFSTILLLSLIGCAKRGSITGGLKDTLAPVLKSSFPKNFSANFNVKEIKLTFDEYIKLKDLNKQLIISPPMKTEPLILPTNATKYLSIKIYDTLQPNTTYSFNFGQSITDNNEGNPLNQFKYVFSTGNYIDSLAIGGTIKDAYNKEPDNFVSVMLYEMNEKFNDSVVYNETPRYVTNTLDSLKTFRLENLKAGKYMLVAIKDKNKNNKFNPKEEKIGFIKQAITVPNDTLYELELFQEILPFKTFKPIQASGNRLFVGYDGKQDFTKTKPKVTLKKGTVTIPSIVTQMPKKDSLQVWYKSIKTDSLTITIDRENYSKDYAFKVKDQKKDTLAISTVQSGNLGFKERFTLLSNTPLVNFNNTKMKLTNSSKETVEFKTEYDEFNQKLYFDFKKTPSEKYEITILPGALTDFFDKQNDTLSYKVSTKSIEDCGNLRVKLQNVKKFPVIIELANDKGEVLISEYSEKETTVDFNLIDPAIYSLRIIYDDNKNKQYDTGDFMQKRYSEEVIYFSKEIDVRSNWDVEQVFDVSLPYTPEPKKNPVKKKSSF, encoded by the coding sequence ATGTTCAAAAAAATATTCGTCACTTTTTCTACAATACTCTTATTATCATTAATTGGTTGCGCTAAAAGAGGAAGCATCACAGGTGGATTAAAAGACACCTTAGCACCCGTTTTAAAAAGTAGTTTCCCGAAAAATTTCAGTGCTAATTTCAATGTAAAAGAAATCAAACTCACTTTTGATGAATACATCAAACTAAAAGACCTTAACAAGCAGCTCATTATTTCACCTCCAATGAAAACAGAGCCGCTGATTTTACCTACCAATGCTACGAAGTATTTATCCATAAAGATTTACGACACCTTACAACCCAATACTACTTACAGTTTCAATTTTGGACAAAGCATTACAGACAACAACGAAGGAAATCCGCTGAATCAATTTAAATATGTATTTTCAACAGGAAACTACATCGATTCACTTGCTATAGGAGGAACCATCAAAGACGCCTACAACAAAGAACCCGATAACTTTGTTTCGGTTATGCTATACGAAATGAATGAAAAATTTAACGATTCGGTTGTTTATAATGAAACGCCTAGATATGTTACTAATACCTTGGATAGCTTAAAAACTTTTCGATTAGAAAATCTAAAAGCGGGTAAGTATATGCTTGTAGCGATAAAAGATAAAAACAAGAACAATAAATTCAATCCTAAAGAAGAAAAGATAGGCTTCATCAAACAAGCGATTACAGTACCAAATGACACGCTGTATGAATTAGAGTTGTTTCAGGAAATTTTACCATTCAAAACTTTCAAACCAATTCAAGCCTCAGGAAACAGGTTGTTTGTTGGTTATGACGGAAAACAAGATTTCACCAAAACAAAACCTAAAGTAACTTTAAAAAAAGGCACTGTAACCATCCCTAGTATTGTCACTCAAATGCCTAAAAAAGATTCACTTCAAGTTTGGTATAAGTCAATTAAAACAGATTCCTTAACAATTACCATTGACAGAGAAAATTATTCAAAAGACTATGCTTTTAAAGTAAAAGACCAAAAGAAAGACACTCTAGCCATCTCGACGGTTCAAAGCGGCAATTTGGGTTTTAAAGAGCGATTCACTTTATTATCAAACACCCCATTGGTTAATTTCAACAACACAAAAATGAAGTTAACAAACAGCTCTAAAGAAACCGTTGAATTCAAAACTGAGTATGACGAATTCAACCAGAAATTGTATTTTGACTTCAAAAAAACACCTTCCGAAAAATACGAAATCACCATTTTACCAGGAGCACTAACTGATTTTTTTGACAAACAGAATGATACCCTATCATACAAAGTATCAACGAAAAGTATTGAAGACTGCGGAAATTTAAGAGTGAAATTACAAAACGTAAAAAAATTTCCTGTGATTATTGAACTTGCTAACGACAAAGGTGAAGTTTTGATTTCTGAATACAGTGAAAAAGAAACAACAGTCGACTTCAACCTTATCGATCCTGCCATATACAGTCTGAGAATAATTTACGATGACAACAAAAACAAACAATACGACACTGGTGATTTCATGCAAAAACGTTATTCTGAAGAGGTAATTTATTTTTCAAAAGAAATAGACGTGCGCTCCAACTGGGATGTCGAACAAGTTTTTGACGTAAGCCTACCTTATACCCCTGAACCTAAAAAGAACCCTGTTAAAAAGAAAAGCAGTTTTTAA
- the mce gene encoding methylmalonyl-CoA epimerase has protein sequence MKKVEHIGIAVKDMTASKLLFEKLLGATSYKTEEVESEKVITAFFKNETSKIELLAASHPDSAIAKFIDKKGEGIHHIAFEVENIENEISRLKDEGFVFVDELPKKGADNKRVVFLHPKNTNGVLIELCQEIK, from the coding sequence ATGAAAAAAGTAGAACATATAGGAATTGCAGTTAAAGATATGACGGCATCAAAATTACTTTTTGAAAAATTATTGGGTGCAACCTCTTATAAAACAGAAGAAGTCGAGAGTGAAAAAGTTATTACGGCTTTTTTTAAAAATGAAACTTCCAAAATAGAGCTCTTGGCGGCTTCTCATCCAGATAGTGCCATTGCTAAATTTATTGATAAAAAAGGGGAAGGTATTCATCATATAGCTTTTGAGGTTGAAAATATTGAAAACGAAATAAGTCGCTTAAAAGATGAAGGTTTTGTCTTTGTTGATGAACTTCCTAAAAAAGGAGCAGATAATAAGCGAGTAGTGTTCTTACATCCGAAAAATACCAATGGAGTTTTAATTGAGTTATGTCAAGAAATTAAATAA
- the thiL gene encoding thiamine-phosphate kinase, with protein sequence MIEDKNPQRTSIAQLGEFGLIDHLTKNFEINQPSTLKGIGDDAAVLDFKDKKVVVSTDIMVEGVHFDLAYMPLKHLGYKAVVTNVSDICAMNAKATQITVSIAVSNRFPLEALEELFQGITLAANEYKVDVIGGDTTSSQKGLIISITVLGEANEDEIVYRNGAKATDLLVVTGDIGAAYMGLQVLEREKQVFQVNPNSQPDLALYTYLVERQLKPEARKDVRTLLHALEIKPTSMIDISDGLSSEIIHLCKQSKVGCNLYEDKLPLDPQFISVCEEFDIDSTTVAINGGEDYELLFTIPIEDFDKIKGNPNFSIIGHMTEESEGIHLVTRANTKIPLKARGWNALSE encoded by the coding sequence ATGATTGAAGATAAAAACCCACAACGTACAAGTATTGCTCAATTGGGCGAATTTGGTTTGATTGACCATTTGACAAAAAATTTTGAAATCAACCAACCTTCTACATTAAAAGGAATTGGCGATGATGCTGCTGTTTTGGATTTCAAAGACAAAAAGGTAGTAGTTTCAACAGATATTATGGTTGAAGGAGTGCACTTTGACTTGGCTTATATGCCTTTGAAGCATTTAGGATACAAAGCTGTGGTAACGAATGTTTCAGACATTTGTGCGATGAATGCCAAAGCGACTCAAATCACTGTTTCCATAGCGGTTTCTAATCGTTTTCCATTGGAAGCGTTGGAAGAATTGTTTCAAGGAATTACGCTTGCCGCTAATGAATACAAAGTAGATGTTATTGGAGGTGATACCACTTCATCTCAAAAAGGATTGATTATAAGTATCACGGTTTTAGGAGAAGCTAATGAAGATGAAATTGTATACCGTAACGGAGCTAAAGCAACCGATTTATTAGTAGTAACTGGAGATATTGGTGCCGCTTATATGGGATTGCAAGTTTTGGAAAGAGAGAAGCAAGTTTTTCAAGTGAATCCAAATTCGCAACCTGATTTAGCATTATACACCTATTTGGTTGAACGTCAATTAAAACCAGAAGCTCGTAAAGATGTACGTACTTTGTTACATGCTTTAGAGATAAAACCTACGTCAATGATTGATATCTCTGATGGATTGTCGTCAGAAATCATTCATTTGTGTAAGCAATCTAAAGTAGGATGTAATTTGTATGAAGATAAGTTGCCATTAGATCCACAATTTATCAGTGTTTGTGAAGAATTCGATATTGATAGTACAACCGTAGCGATTAATGGTGGTGAAGATTATGAATTGTTATTCACGATTCCAATAGAGGATTTTGATAAGATTAAGGGGAATCCTAATTTCTCTATCATCGGTCATATGACTGAAGAGAGTGAGGGCATTCACTTGGTTACTCGAGCTAATACCAAAATTCCTTTGAAAGCGAGAGGTTGGAATGCTTTGAGTGAGTAA
- the lepA gene encoding translation elongation factor 4 codes for MKHIRNFCIIAHIDHGKSTLADRLLGATQTVTAREEKAQLLDNMDLERERGITIKSHAIQMEYKYKGEEYILNLIDTPGHVDFSYEVSRSIAACEGALLIVDAAQSIQAQTISNLYLALENDLEIIPVLNKVDLPSANPEEVSDDIIDLLGCKLEDIIHASGKTGFGVENILAAIIEKIPPPSGSKEEPLQALIFDSHYNPFRGIEVIFRVVNGEIKKGQKIKFMATGNEYFADEIGTLKLNQVPKQVISTGDVGYLISGIKEAKEVKVGDTLTDAKVPTTNMITGFEDVKPMVFAGIYPVDTEDYEDLRASMEKLQLNDASLVFLPESSAALGFGFRCGFLGMLHMEIVQERLEREFDMTVITTVPNVSYLAYTKKDPETPFVVNNPSDLPEPSKLDRVEEPFIKATIITKADYVGNVMSLCIEKRGLITNQTYLTTERVELNFDMPLAEIVFDFYDRLKTVSKGYASFDYTPIGMRTSKLVRLDVLLNAQSVDALSALIHESNAYNIGKKMCEKLRELIPRQQFDIPIQAAIGAKIIARETIKALRKDVTAKCYGGDISRKRKLLEKQKKGKKRMRLVGNVEIPQEAFMAVLKLND; via the coding sequence ATGAAACATATAAGGAATTTTTGCATTATTGCACATATTGACCACGGGAAGAGTACGCTGGCTGACCGATTATTAGGGGCAACTCAAACGGTTACGGCTCGTGAAGAAAAAGCACAATTGCTTGACAACATGGACCTAGAGCGTGAGCGTGGGATTACAATTAAGAGTCACGCGATTCAGATGGAATACAAATACAAGGGCGAGGAATATATCCTGAACTTGATTGATACTCCAGGACACGTGGATTTTTCGTATGAGGTTTCTCGTTCGATTGCGGCTTGTGAAGGAGCGCTTTTGATTGTAGATGCGGCGCAGAGTATTCAGGCACAAACGATTTCGAATTTATACCTTGCTTTAGAAAACGACTTGGAAATTATTCCTGTTTTGAATAAAGTAGATTTGCCATCAGCGAATCCTGAGGAAGTTAGTGACGATATTATTGACTTATTAGGTTGTAAACTAGAGGATATTATTCATGCTTCGGGGAAAACGGGTTTTGGTGTCGAAAATATTTTGGCAGCTATTATTGAGAAAATTCCACCGCCATCAGGAAGCAAAGAAGAGCCATTACAGGCATTGATTTTTGACTCTCATTACAATCCTTTTAGAGGAATTGAGGTTATTTTTAGAGTGGTAAATGGAGAAATTAAAAAAGGGCAAAAAATCAAATTCATGGCTACGGGCAATGAATATTTTGCAGATGAAATTGGAACCTTAAAATTAAATCAAGTTCCGAAACAAGTCATTTCAACAGGAGATGTTGGGTACTTGATTTCAGGTATTAAAGAAGCGAAAGAAGTAAAAGTAGGGGATACCTTGACGGATGCCAAAGTGCCTACTACGAATATGATTACAGGTTTTGAGGATGTAAAACCGATGGTTTTTGCTGGGATTTATCCAGTAGACACAGAGGATTATGAAGACTTGCGTGCGTCGATGGAGAAACTACAATTGAACGATGCTTCGCTTGTATTTTTACCGGAGAGTTCAGCGGCTTTAGGATTTGGTTTCCGTTGTGGATTCTTAGGAATGTTGCACATGGAGATTGTTCAAGAGCGTTTAGAGCGTGAGTTTGACATGACGGTAATTACTACGGTTCCTAACGTTTCGTACCTTGCTTATACTAAAAAAGATCCAGAAACTCCTTTTGTAGTAAATAATCCATCCGACTTGCCAGAGCCGTCTAAATTAGACAGAGTAGAGGAGCCTTTTATTAAAGCGACTATTATTACTAAGGCCGATTATGTTGGGAATGTAATGAGTTTGTGTATTGAAAAACGTGGATTGATTACTAATCAAACGTATTTGACTACGGAAAGGGTGGAGTTGAATTTTGATATGCCGCTAGCGGAGATTGTATTTGATTTTTACGATCGCTTAAAGACGGTTTCTAAAGGATATGCTTCTTTTGATTATACACCAATAGGAATGCGTACTTCAAAATTAGTACGATTGGATGTGTTATTGAATGCGCAATCTGTAGATGCACTTTCGGCTTTGATCCACGAAAGCAACGCTTATAACATTGGTAAAAAAATGTGTGAGAAATTGCGTGAATTGATTCCGAGACAACAATTTGATATTCCGATTCAGGCAGCTATTGGTGCTAAAATTATTGCACGTGAAACAATAAAAGCCTTGCGTAAAGACGTTACCGCCAAATGTTATGGTGGAGATATTTCTCGTAAACGTAAATTATTAGAAAAACAAAAGAAAGGTAAAAAACGTATGAGATTGGTGGGGAATGTTGAGATTCCGCAAGAGGCGTTTATGGCTGTTTTGAAATTGAATGATTAA
- a CDS encoding efflux RND transporter permease subunit encodes MSIPPIKHKEFKFSSMAVDNKMTIYVIMALFFILGISAYYAMPREDFPEIKETKIYISTVYPGNTAEDIERLIIDPLEEDIKNVSNVVKVVSTSQEDYGIITVEFDEKITVEDAKQKVKDKVDAKKSNEDWPTFNGVKVEPNVFDLNLSEEIPILNINLSGDYPVEKLKEFGEYLKDEIEGLSEIKQVDIRGAQEKEIEIAVDIFKMAASKVSFDDVINAVRNGNVTMSAGNIISSGQRRTISIKGEIDKPTDLENFVVKNEQGPIYLKDVAQVTFKNEDKTTYAREFGKSVVMLDVKKRAGKNMIEASDKIKTILADTQENHFPKDLNISLSNDSSSKTLNQVDDLVNNIIFGIILVVGVLMFFLGFRNALFVGFAIPMSMFLSFMILNALGYTMNTMILFGLIMGLGMLVDNGIVVVENVYRLMEDEGMNRMDAAKVGIGEIAMPIIISTATTVAAFVPLGLWPGVMGQFMIYFPITLSVVLGSSLFVAIFFNSVLVSQFMDIKDKVLTKKQLIRLSIILGGIGTLILVFGGAVRGLGSLMIFTAAMFWLYKYVIKGYTLKFQTVTLSKLENGYEGWLKFFLSGRKPFIVVGVMFFLFFAVLMTYFGWSVGSGRTKVEFFPDNKPNQIIVYIEYPQGTDIEKTNALTKDIEKRVYAVLDSKEYINEADSTNYLVESAVSQVGEGAGNPQTDGGSTAEMPHKAKITVSMREYKYRDGRDSEQMRLKVQEALKDIYPGVSISVEKDAAGPPAGYPINIEIKGKDYTELIVTAEKMKDFLNGRNIPGIDELKVDVNKGKPAMKVSVDREKAGEMGISAGQVGNQLRRSVFGEKAGVYKLDGEDYDINVRFNDENRYNQSTLFNQNITFRDMASGQLKEIPLSTVASQKNSSSFSAIKHRDLNRVVVLYSALSPGFTDAGAVVSQIQAEMADFDAPKTVKFDFTGQIEEQNKQMAFLMGALITGLGLIMLILVFQFNSISKPSIIMVAVFLSFIGVFLGLMATGWPFVIMMTMMGIISLAGIVVNNGVVLLDYTELLISRKKEELNVPQYKILDREYIFEAIVTGGKARLRPVLLTAITTVLGLIPLAIGFNIDFFSLFSEFDPKIYIGGDNVIFWGPLAWTVIFGLVFATFLTLIVVPVLYYLIERFKLWKQNKKISL; translated from the coding sequence ATGAGTATTCCACCAATCAAGCATAAAGAATTTAAGTTTTCTTCTATGGCCGTCGACAACAAAATGACGATTTATGTCATCATGGCGTTGTTCTTTATTTTGGGTATTTCGGCTTATTACGCAATGCCTAGAGAAGATTTTCCTGAGATTAAGGAAACTAAAATTTATATAAGTACGGTTTATCCAGGTAATACCGCTGAGGATATTGAACGATTAATAATCGATCCATTAGAGGAAGATATTAAGAACGTTAGTAATGTTGTTAAAGTGGTTTCGACTTCACAAGAAGATTATGGTATTATCACAGTCGAATTTGATGAAAAAATAACAGTCGAAGATGCCAAACAAAAAGTAAAAGACAAAGTTGATGCTAAAAAGTCAAATGAAGATTGGCCTACTTTTAACGGTGTTAAAGTCGAACCTAATGTATTTGATTTAAATTTATCTGAAGAAATTCCAATTCTGAATATTAATTTATCAGGAGATTATCCTGTTGAAAAATTAAAAGAATTTGGTGAATATTTGAAAGATGAAATTGAGGGGCTAAGCGAAATCAAACAGGTAGATATTCGAGGAGCTCAAGAAAAGGAAATTGAAATAGCCGTTGATATTTTCAAAATGGCGGCTTCAAAAGTAAGTTTTGATGATGTGATAAATGCTGTTCGTAACGGAAACGTAACGATGTCAGCAGGTAATATTATTTCAAGTGGACAAAGAAGAACTATTAGTATCAAAGGTGAAATTGATAAGCCTACTGATTTAGAAAACTTTGTTGTTAAAAATGAACAAGGGCCTATCTATCTTAAGGATGTAGCTCAGGTTACTTTCAAAAATGAAGACAAGACTACTTATGCGAGAGAATTTGGTAAAAGTGTTGTGATGCTTGATGTGAAAAAACGAGCTGGAAAAAACATGATTGAAGCTTCGGATAAGATTAAAACTATTCTCGCAGATACACAAGAAAACCATTTTCCTAAGGATTTAAATATTAGTTTATCGAATGATTCTTCTTCTAAAACATTAAATCAAGTAGATGATTTAGTAAATAATATCATCTTTGGTATTATACTAGTTGTTGGGGTTTTGATGTTTTTCTTAGGGTTTAGAAATGCGCTTTTCGTGGGATTTGCGATTCCGATGTCGATGTTCTTGTCGTTTATGATTTTGAATGCCTTAGGGTATACAATGAATACGATGATTTTATTTGGACTCATCATGGGGCTCGGAATGCTCGTTGACAACGGAATTGTAGTTGTCGAAAATGTCTACCGTTTAATGGAAGACGAAGGAATGAATCGTATGGATGCTGCCAAAGTGGGTATTGGTGAAATTGCGATGCCAATTATTATTTCTACTGCGACAACGGTTGCCGCTTTCGTACCTCTGGGATTATGGCCAGGTGTGATGGGGCAGTTTATGATTTATTTCCCTATAACGCTTTCTGTCGTATTGGGTTCGTCATTGTTTGTAGCTATCTTTTTTAACTCAGTTTTGGTTTCGCAATTCATGGATATCAAAGACAAAGTGTTAACAAAGAAACAGTTGATACGTTTGAGTATAATCCTTGGCGGTATTGGTACACTGATTCTTGTTTTTGGTGGTGCCGTTCGTGGATTAGGGTCTTTGATGATTTTTACAGCGGCTATGTTTTGGTTGTACAAATATGTGATTAAAGGTTATACTTTAAAGTTTCAAACGGTTACGTTAAGCAAGCTAGAGAATGGATACGAAGGTTGGTTGAAATTCTTTTTGTCAGGAAGAAAACCATTCATCGTAGTAGGGGTAATGTTCTTTTTGTTTTTTGCTGTATTGATGACTTATTTTGGATGGAGTGTTGGAAGTGGAAGAACCAAAGTAGAGTTTTTTCCAGATAACAAACCAAACCAGATTATCGTATATATCGAATATCCACAAGGTACTGATATTGAAAAAACGAATGCTTTAACTAAGGATATTGAAAAACGTGTGTATGCTGTTTTGGATTCTAAAGAGTATATCAATGAGGCGGATAGTACTAATTATTTAGTAGAATCGGCGGTTTCTCAAGTAGGTGAGGGTGCAGGTAATCCACAAACAGATGGAGGTTCAACAGCCGAAATGCCTCATAAAGCTAAAATTACGGTTTCGATGCGTGAGTATAAATACCGTGACGGGAGAGACTCTGAACAAATGCGATTGAAAGTACAAGAAGCGTTAAAAGATATTTATCCAGGAGTTTCTATTTCTGTCGAAAAAGATGCCGCAGGACCACCAGCAGGTTATCCAATTAATATCGAAATTAAAGGAAAAGATTATACGGAATTGATAGTCACTGCCGAAAAGATGAAAGACTTTTTAAACGGTCGAAACATACCTGGAATTGACGAATTAAAAGTCGATGTCAACAAAGGAAAACCAGCAATGAAAGTTTCTGTTGACCGTGAGAAAGCGGGTGAAATGGGTATTTCGGCTGGACAAGTTGGAAATCAGTTGAGACGTTCTGTTTTTGGTGAAAAAGCGGGTGTTTATAAGTTAGATGGTGAAGATTATGATATCAACGTGAGGTTTAATGATGAGAACCGTTACAATCAAAGTACGCTTTTTAATCAAAACATCACTTTTAGAGACATGGCTTCGGGACAGTTAAAAGAAATTCCACTTTCAACTGTAGCTTCGCAAAAGAATAGTTCTTCTTTTAGCGCTATTAAACACAGAGATTTGAATCGTGTTGTTGTCTTATATTCGGCACTTTCTCCTGGATTTACAGATGCGGGTGCTGTTGTAAGTCAGATTCAAGCTGAAATGGCTGATTTTGATGCTCCAAAAACAGTGAAATTTGATTTTACAGGACAAATTGAGGAGCAGAACAAACAGATGGCTTTTTTAATGGGGGCCTTAATAACGGGGCTGGGACTTATTATGTTGATTTTAGTGTTCCAATTTAATTCTATCTCTAAACCCTCAATTATTATGGTAGCCGTATTTTTGAGTTTTATTGGAGTGTTCTTGGGATTAATGGCGACAGGTTGGCCTTTTGTTATTATGATGACCATGATGGGAATTATTTCCCTCGCTGGTATTGTGGTGAATAATGGGGTCGTGCTTCTGGATTATACAGAATTACTGATAAGCCGCAAAAAAGAAGAGTTGAATGTTCCTCAATATAAAATCTTAGATAGAGAGTATATTTTTGAAGCGATTGTGACAGGTGGAAAAGCAAGGTTGAGACCTGTACTGTTAACAGCCATCACAACGGTTCTAGGATTGATACCGCTGGCAATTGGATTTAATATTGATTTTTTCTCTCTATTTAGTGAGTTTGACCCTAAAATTTATATTGGAGGTGATAACGTTATTTTCTGGGGGCCATTAGCTTGGACGGTTATCTTCGGATTAGTCTTCGCAACTTTCTTGACATTGATAGTCGTGCCTGTACTGTACTATTTAATCGAGCGATTTAAATTATGGAAACAGAATAAAAAAATTAGCTTGTAA
- the dusB gene encoding tRNA dihydrouridine synthase DusB, translating to MIKIGNIELPDFPLLLAPMEDVSDPPFRRLCKMHGADMMYSEFISSEGLIRDAIKSRMKLDIFDYERPVGIQIFGGDEEAMALSSKIVSTVNPDLIDINFGCPVKKVVCKGAGAGVLKDVDLMIRLTQAVIDSTHLPVTVKTRLGWDDNSINIDEVAERLQDIGVAALSIHARTRAQMYKGHSDWSHIARVKNNPRITMPIFGNGDIDSPEKALEYKNKYGIDGIMIGRAAIGYPWIFNEIKHFFETGEHLAKPTVVDRVEAVRNHLTWAMDWKGQRLGIVETRPHYTNYFKGIHSFKTYKQKLVTLDTPEELFVVLNEIEEAYAGYEVV from the coding sequence ATGATCAAGATTGGCAACATAGAATTACCGGATTTCCCTTTACTTCTCGCACCTATGGAGGATGTGAGTGATCCGCCATTCCGTAGGCTGTGCAAAATGCATGGCGCCGATATGATGTACTCTGAATTTATTTCTTCCGAAGGTCTGATTCGTGACGCTATCAAAAGCCGAATGAAACTTGACATCTTCGATTATGAACGTCCCGTAGGTATCCAAATTTTTGGAGGTGACGAAGAAGCAATGGCTTTATCCTCTAAAATTGTTTCCACCGTAAACCCTGATTTAATTGACATCAACTTTGGTTGTCCGGTTAAAAAAGTAGTTTGCAAAGGAGCTGGAGCAGGAGTTTTAAAAGATGTGGACTTGATGATTCGCTTAACGCAAGCGGTTATTGACAGCACACATCTACCTGTAACCGTAAAAACACGTTTGGGTTGGGATGATAATTCGATTAATATTGATGAAGTGGCGGAACGCTTGCAAGATATTGGTGTAGCTGCCTTGAGTATTCACGCTCGTACTCGTGCCCAAATGTACAAAGGTCATTCGGACTGGTCACATATTGCTCGAGTAAAAAACAATCCTCGTATCACCATGCCTATTTTTGGTAACGGAGATATAGATAGCCCTGAAAAAGCCTTAGAATACAAAAACAAATACGGTATCGACGGAATCATGATTGGTCGCGCTGCTATTGGATATCCTTGGATTTTTAACGAAATCAAACATTTTTTCGAAACTGGCGAGCATTTAGCAAAACCAACCGTTGTTGACAGAGTCGAAGCCGTTCGAAACCACTTAACCTGGGCAATGGATTGGAAAGGACAACGCTTAGGAATAGTTGAAACCCGTCCGCATTACACTAATTATTTCAAAGGAATTCATTCTTTTAAAACCTATAAACAAAAACTAGTAACACTAGATACTCCTGAAGAATTATTCGTTGTTTTGAATGAGATTGAAGAGGCCTATGCTGGTTATGAAGTAGTTTAA